DNA sequence from the Sceloporus undulatus isolate JIND9_A2432 ecotype Alabama chromosome 4, SceUnd_v1.1, whole genome shotgun sequence genome:
NNNNNNNNNNNNNNNNNNNNNNNNNNNNNNNNNNNNNNNNNNNNNNNNNNNNNNNNNNNNNNNNNNNNNNNNNNNNNNNNNNNNNNNNNNNNNNNNNNNNNNNNNNNNNNNNNNNNNNNNNNNNNNNNNNNNNNNNNNNNNNNNNNNNNNNNNNNNNNNNNNNNNNNNNNNNNNNNNNNNNNNNNNNNNNNNNNNNNNNNNNNNNNNNNNNNNNNNNNNNNNNNNNNNNNNNNNNNNNNNNNNNNNNNNNNNNNNNNNNNNNNNNNNNNNNNNNNNNNNNNNNNNNNNNNNNNNNNNNNNNNNNNNNNNNNNNNNNNNNNNNNNNNNNNNNNNNNNNNNNNNNNNNNNNNNNNNNNNNNNNNNNNNNNNNNNNNNNNNNNNNNNNNNNNNNNNNNNNNNNNNNNNNNNNNNNNNNNNNNNNNNNNNNNNNNNNNNNNNNNNNNNNNNNNNNNNNNNNNNNNNNNNNNNNNNNNNNNNNNNNNNNNNNNNNNNNNNNNNNNNNNNNNNNNNNNNNNNNNNNNNNNNNNNNNNNNNNNNNNNNNNNNNNNNNNNNNNNNNNNNNNNNNNNNNNNNNNNNNNNNNNNNNNNNNNNNNNNNNNNNNNNNNNNNNNNNNNNNNNNNNNNNNNNNNNNNNNNNNNNNNNNNNNNNNNNNNNNNNNNNNNNNNNNNNNNNNNNNNNNNNNNNNNNNNNNNNNNNNNNNNNNNNNNNNNNNNNNNNNNNNNNNNNNNNNNNNNNNNNNNNNNNNNNNNNNNNNNNNNNNNNNNNNNNNNNNNNNNNNNNNNNNNNNNNNNNNNNNNNNNNNNNNNNNNNNNNNNNNNNNNNNNNNNNNNNNNNNNNNNNNNNNNNNNNNNNNNNNNNNNNNNNNNNNNNNNNNNNNNNNNNNNNNNNNNNNNNNNNNNNNNNNNNNNNNNNNNNNNNNNNNNNNNNNNNNNNNNNNNNNNNNNNNNNNNNNNNNNNNNNNNNNNNNNNNNNNNNNNNNNNNNNNNNNNNNNNNNNNNNNNNNNNNNNNNNNNNNNNNNNNNNNNNNNNNNNNNNNNNNNNNNNNNNNNNNNNNNNNNNNNatcggccaatcctcatgttgagcaccggtgtggctaaacattctgcactgaatgcacttcgcgcgaatgcgtattggccaatttgaatcctgccaattcggaggggctcccaggtatgatggtacagtattgtgcgaaataacgtgaattcgaaccgcccagtgctgaagaccccctgttccagactcatctgataagggccaaagtctcaaaggtgctacaagatcccttgcattTTGGGTGCATGTCAGGGATCCCACCCCTTCCCAAATCACCTGAAAGTTGTAGTAGATGAGCCAAGTGGATGATTCCTGGGTTCATGCTATTCTCTTCAGTCTGTTCTTGTCTGTTTGTTGTTCTGTCCCAGCAGATGAGGCGCTGACAGGGATGAGCCAGGGGACTGTATCCCAATGGCGTCCTCACAGCCCCTGGAACTGACAGTCTTGGGGAATGGCCCAGGGTCCAGCCAGGGAGCCCCAGAAGGGGAAGCTTCCTCATCAAGGACAGTTCCTAGGTTGGGAATTGAGAATGCCTCTTaccaaggggaagaggaggaagaggaagaggcagaaacaTCCTTCCGGAGCAGCCAAGGCACAGCAAGCAGGAACACAGCGCCTTCAAGGGGGGACTTGTCTCCAAGGTCAGAGGATGCCGCTTTGTCAGACTCAGCTGGGAACTCCGCAGACTATGGCTTCATTTTAGCTCTCGTGTTCTTGGTTGGTGGGATTTTGCTGGTGATTGTGGCCTACAGCATCCCCCGGGAGGTACGGGTCAACCCAGACACTGTCTCCGCCAGGGAGATGGAGAGGTTGGAGATGTATTACGCCCGCCTAGGCTCCCGTTTGGACAAGTGCATCATAGCAGGTTTGGGTCTGTTGACTTTGGGTGGGATGCTTCTTTCTGTTCTCCTGATGGTGTCCATCTACAAAGGGGAGCTTTATCGGAGAAGAACGTTCCCAGCCTCCAGAGTTCCTCGAAAGACGTACGGATCTATAAACCTGAGGATGAGGCAACTTAATGGAGAAGGGGGACAAAACTTGGTTGAGAATGAGGTCATCCAGATGACAGATGCTACCAACGTCAGCCAAAGCTGCTaatctttttgggttttttttggaaatGGTGGGTCTCAAAGAGCCCTTTCTGCTTAAAAGGTTAACTGAAACAACTGTGGGGTTTTCTCTCTCTTGAGGTTGGAAAAAAAGGTTCAGCATTCATATTTAAGGATAACTTTGTACCATGAAGAAAtgaaagagagatggagggagggagagagagagagagagagagagagagagagaaagcagttaTTAGAATTTCATCACCTCTATGGGGGTAATTTTtgggcctatgactctggagaccagggttcgattcaccgctcagccatgaaacctactggatgaaaccctcaggggaaggccatgccaaatctcctctgaacaaatcttgccaagaaaactccatgataggtttgccttagggtcgccataagtcagaaatgacttgaaggcacacaacaacatgctgGGAAGCTGTTTAAATCACATCTCAGGCAAAACTACACTGACAATGCCTCTCTTAtgaacaacataaaaaaaaaaaaagaaacttgggAAAACCAAATATTACTTTATATTTGATGGGGGAAATAGAAACTTCTTTTGGACATACACTGAGACTCAAAAAGATGTGAGTTCCCCTCCttgcaaaaatgttttctgtgctatGTACAGTACCAGGATGATGCCCACAAACCCCCTGGTAGCTTTTTGACTGTTGCACAACCAATTTGCCTATGCTGACGAAGCAGAGCCAAAGTCCCTTCTCCGAGGTCTTTGTGGACTATAGTTCTGTACAACTGAGCCTGGCTGGAGGCCTGGACTTTTGAGTGAGGTgactctgatttttctttttctgcagccAACAACCTCTTAGCAATAGTTCCATCCGGAAGATGCACAGACTGGAACATCAGCTCTGAATCTTCCTTGGAAAAAATAGGAAGACATTTGGAGGTCACCCAGTTTTGTACCTGCTCCCTGGGCCTTCAAGGTCTTCTTGTCACATCTTTCACACCATTTGTATTTGTAGCACACTCTGTGGAAAGGAATCACAACAAGCATCCAACCTGCACCAGCAAACCTCATTCCCTGGTCTCACGTGGTTGACTTGAACATATCTGAGTGAAAAGACATTTTGGACAGCCATCCTGTTATTTAGTTCCTTTATCAATGAGCAGCTTGTTCAACCAGCCAAATCGCCTGCCTTTTGAAGTTGAAAGCCTCGGCCGCCTTGCGGGGACAGAATTACATCTTGCATGCGGAAGTATGAAATATTAATGAAGGCCAGCGTGTGGCTGAGGAAAAAGGGAAAATGTGTCAGcaggaaatttaaaaatggaaatgactcAGACACGAGGGTGACCTCTAAAAGGTATGGCTGccagtaaaaatgt
Encoded proteins:
- the TMEM74B gene encoding transmembrane protein 74B; its protein translation is MASSQPLELTVLGNGPGSSQGAPEGEASSSRTVPRLGIENASYQGEEEEEEEAETSFRSSQGTASRNTAPSRGDLSPRSEDAALSDSAGNSADYGFILALVFLVGGILLVIVAYSIPREVRVNPDTVSAREMERLEMYYARLGSRLDKCIIAGLGLLTLGGMLLSVLLMVSIYKGELYRRRTFPASRVPRKTYGSINLRMRQLNGEGGQNLVENEVIQMTDATNVSQSC